Part of the Pseudorasbora parva isolate DD20220531a chromosome 13, ASM2467924v1, whole genome shotgun sequence genome is shown below.
ttaaaatagcttgaatgtaactttaCACCCTTGCTTCAACTAGGATACACAGaaccatgaatatgcaaattgaGCCCTGCCTCCACTCGCTCATACCAGCTCGGAGATCCACTCAGTCAACTTTACTGTAAAGCTGCACAATTCTATCACTCTTTACAAAGTCGGACACATTACGGCAATAAATATGATTTGCCATTTGCTTGACTACgtttatcaaacagctaataaatgtgttgctaatgttacacaaaccatgttcccgtTAACCATCTCAgtgttttaaggagaaaatactcagcaatggtgttgacttTTCACGTGGTTTGTCTTAAAgcccagcaagcaattttgcgTTTTAAAGACATTTGATAGCCGTCCAAACACAGCCCTGACATCTAAAACAAGGCAACATTTGAGCTGTGAAAAGATAATAGATACCTAACCATAGCCCTAGAATAGACTAGTTATCttgaacatgtcaaagaaattTTCATCACTGCTGACTTTGCTTTGATTGAATATCATACATGGAAACTacatgtaaccaaattcaaggttattttggctagaagtggGTTACTCATAGCAAGACTATATTGAGTCTATAGTTAACCGACCCGGTGAAAAATGGCTATTACTCGCTGggagcatattaaaaacaccacatagacatataaacaacataaaaaaaacttgatttccACCACAGGGGGACTTTAGGTTTACTAAAGcaatattttaaatagtaatattttAAAAGTGTTCACAGATGTGTCACTAAATGGAATtctaaagacaaaaaaaatgatGGTTCCTGCTATTTTTTCTAGATCTTGAATTACTAGACCTCGTCAGGGTAcagaaaatacacatttttacactagATTAGCATATATATCACAATTAACATCCAAAATGGTATTGTCCTCCTAAAATGTGAAGTCCCTGAAATATCCAACTTAAACCAGCGTGAATTCCATGTTGGTTAaggctggtttatgctggttagAGCTGGTATTGCTGGTGGACTAGCTAATTCATGCTGTTCTAAAGCTGGTGTGGCAGGTCCACCAGCACTCCTGCTTCCCATGCTGGGGACCAGCCTCCCATCCTGGTCCCAGCATGCAAAACAGATATTATACTGATGACCAAACAATGCTGGAtctatttttctttttccttttttttttctttttcagcaGTGGTGTTTTTGGAATCAAGTCTAATATCACACAACAGAATCAGGTCTGAGTGTTTTAGACTGTTAGCGCCACGTTTTTTTCCTGAAGATTCTGAAAACTGTCATAGTCAGTTCACTGTGAAATAAAAATGCCCTCTGGCTTAAATGTGCAGAAATGAGAGTTTATAACATGGAAAGAAACAGAAATGAAGAAAGATGAAAAAGAAGATAAGAGAGGACACTTGGAACAAAACAGAACATGTAGGGAAAATGAGACAAAACTGGAGAGACAGGGTGATGAAACAAATGAaccaattaaagaaagaagagcaGTTAATGAGCACACATTTAGGGGTTGCTGGAGATTGAAACACAGTAGTTTTTTCATTTCCCTGTGGGAtatgaaatcaaaataattcCTATGGTTCAGATCTGTGTCTGGAGAGTCATACAGCCTGACCAATTAATCACCTTAAccagtttttgttgttgtgaaaatatatatacatgctGTCCTCATCTTACCCAGGTAACAAGTTCTCATCCAATCATGCTTGTATGATGGTTATTGGGGTATGGTGCTATGCGTCTGTGTTTGCCATTGGACCTTTGGCCCACTGGGGAAGTTTTGGACCAGAACCATACGGAACCGCCTGCTGCATAAACTGGTATAAGAACAAATATTTTAGCATTAATATGTGAAACTAACGAAACTGATTCTATGATGCCTTTTCCATGTTGTATGTTTCAAGGTACACTCCATCCCATGATGCCCTCGCCATGTCCTACATCATCAgtctttttgtcttttgttaCGTTGTCCCCTGTACCATCATCATCCTATCTTACACCTTCATCCTGCTCACAGTGAGGGGGTCTCGTCTGGCTGTTCAACAGCATGTCTCGCCACAAACCAAAGTGACCAACGCACACACTCTTATTGTCAAGGTAAAGAGGGTTAATGGGATTTGATGGGCTTGTTTGTTGTCAGTGTTTATTGTTAGTGCTTACAGTGACCttcatataacaaaaaaaaaacaacaacccctGGTACATAAAGTGCACAGAAAGGTGTGTGGTGTCCACATTATTTCACTGTGTAAATATACCGGATTTTATTGCCCTGTGGAGCAGACAGTAGGAACGTGATACTATTGCTGAGTATGTACTTAATGTCCCTCAAAAAGTAACGCTGATTAGCCATCCTCTGTCCTCTGGCTGTATCTTTGGCTGTCCCAGccttatttttcaaaaatgtgtCATGAAGCCCTGGTATACTCTACTTGCATGTAACTTTGCTGCTGGCAGTGAAGGCTGCACTGTTGACTATGTTGGTGCTGAATGTTATATATTGAGGGAAACATATGTCCCCTCAAATCACATGTGTGTACATTGCCTACAGTTGCCTATATTTGGCCATTGTCACACATATTTGGCCATTTGGCCATTGTCATAAACAGACACACGTATTATAAGTAGAATGATGAATAACAAAGTTTATCTGTTTATATTGCATAGTACTCAACTGTTaaaaagtattatatatatgacagtaaaaaaagaataaaaaaagaaaaaaaagaaaaatattattacagtttaaaatagttgttttaatatattttaaaatgtcagcaTCATTAGTTCAGTCttcggtgtcacatgatctttcagaaatctttgtaatatgctgatttgctatgctcaagtaacatttatgattattattattatcaatgttgaatgttattattatgaatattattattattaatgttccttagagggttagttcacccaaaaattacatttttgtcattaatgactcaccataatgtcgttccacacccgtaagacctctgttcatcttcggaacacagtttaagatattttatatttatatattcatgattcggatcgcgtgtcaaactgccaaacggctgaaatcatgtgacattggtgatccgaatcatgaatcaatacactgattcataaccatttgaatctttatttgaggtttgaacacaaacacggaaAAGAAGACAATGCCGGATAAAGTCatggtttttgttattttttgaccaaaatttattttcgatgcttcaagagattctaattaactaactgatgtcacatatggactactttgattatgtttttattccctttctggacatggacagtatagtgtgcatacacccgatacgctctcggactaaatataaaatatcttaaactgtgttctgaagatgaacggaggtcttacgggtctggaacgacattagggtgagtcattaatgacataaatttacatttttgggtgaactaacccttcaagaTTTTTGAGGAACCCatgatacatttattttctttgatgaataaaagttcaaaagaacagaatttatttgaaatataaaccaGTTTTGTGGCATTCTAGATTCTAgaagaaaaaagtattttgtcacttttgattaatgtGTACATTCTTCAATGTGTACATTCTTCCTGGAGTAGTGTTTGTGTAAGAGAGAGAATATGGGTTACAGaggtcaatatatatatatatatatatatatatatatatatagagagagagagagagagagagagagagagagagagagagatagatagatagatagatagatagatagatagatagatagatagatagatagatagatagatagatagatagatagatagatagatagatagatagatagatagatagatagaaacaTTCTATTTAATTGCATGTCTACTGTCTTTCTAGCTATCAGTGGCTGTATGTATTGGCTTCCTTATGGCTTGGAGCCCATATGCTGTTGTTGCCATGTGGGCTGCGTTCAGCGCCAATGAGCAGGTCCCACCCACCGCCTTTGCGCTGGCAGCTATCCTGGCCAAATCTTCcaccatttacaaccctatggTTTATCTTCTCTTCAAACCCAACTTTCGCAAAATCCTGAGTCAGGATACTCAAACCATCCGCACCAGGATTTGTTTAAGCCATAGTAAGGCAAGTCCTATAAAGGCCCAGCAACTGCAGAGCTCTCAACAATGCAACAAGGATGCCACTGTCTCTACACCCTTTTCCAGCGGCCTGGTAGAGAGTTATGGGGCATGTCATGTCTATGCAGAAGCTGAGCCACGTTTTCAGCAAACCAGCCCTCAGAGAACTGTACGGATTCTGGATGGCATCATCCAGAGTGAAATACCTGTGAGACATCTGACTAACAGAATGCAAAACAACCTCCTGTAAGAGAAACTCAAGAAAGAAGATAAATGCATGAAATGTAAGGAAGAAATGTAAGGATTTGTAACGTGTCCTTAGATGCCCAAACACAAGGAGAAGGGAAACAGAGGGGAAGGAAAATAAAACCCAGACAGCAACATCGTGTCTGTCCAGATGTGGGCCTGATCTGATCTGACGACTGTGGATTCTCATTGGTCCTCAGAACTTCAAACAGATTTTACCAACGGAAACCAAACATATTTAAGCTGTAAAATGCATGTTTCCCTAATGCAAGGTGTGGAAGTTCACACAgaatatgcatttttttgttgttgatatgATTTGATATGAAAAATTATATGTGATTCATCATTGTGAgtaaagttaaataaatgatGTGAAGTAAGTCTAGAGTGTTATcgattttaaaaacaattcaagTGGCCCTCACCAACTGTGTTTTACATAGTTTGGGTTTCAGTTTCATACAGCAGTAAGGTTCctcaaactcggtcctggagggccactgtcttGCAGAGTTTAGGTCCAACCATGATCAAACCTCCGGAAGCTAATCaagccctgcgtcccaattcgcaacTATCCATACTTaatagtatttgaaaatagaattatgtcccaaatcatagtatgctgaaaagagtattccaaaaaTACATGGATGGTTTACTGTTTCCGGTCAGAATTCGAAGTGCGGATCGATGCACACtcctgatattgcccacaacccattgcgacttggacgaggattcgattagaactactaatgcagataaaaagtgttaaaaaactacaaacatgacggatgtgcaaGTCAGACGGTTAAGTTGAATGGTTtaggtttgagtgatcaattatcaatatttaacctgacgaaaatatatttattcagtgctaTCCAGTGCTTTAAATGGCCCAAAAGAAGTGCCGGtactctattattattatttaattttttttgctgaCTCCTCTCTTCCACAACAGGTAACAAGAGCTATATTGAAGGGGTTTTATACGTAGGTTTGCCAACTTCTGGAAAAGAAAACAAGGGACAATCGTGGTTCTTTAATGCTACacagtgtaacttttttagttttcttagctaaaatcccttagttttttcaaaaatatatgtggtcattaatgtatatttacttctttcaagtaataatgtattctcgtaattttataatataccattgaaaatacatacgcgtgagggttcggatggcggtcgccatgttgctcccccctcttgaaagtacatttgccaaagagggacatacccgtaaattcaagcttcgcttttcgcgtttttacactcgatggcactgtgtcgaatgtgaagaggaggattgcttgaggctgctatatgatgatggaggatcactcttaagcccctttcacactgcacgtcggacccgcaatattcccggaatgTGGCATTTctaagatggaaagagctcatgaggagcaacgatttaaaaaagaacgccgacgttgcctgctttcttctcgacaggtaatattaattcagcctatttgtgtatattggaagttttattgttgcttggctaattatatcatggtgtgctgtgcataacactagaacgacatctaggatagttttcctcgtgTCAATGataaaaaagtattgtttaccttataacataaatccgtgttctatgacggataacatgagattaatattttaattgcattataatttgtttgccttacgctagtggtgtcgtacaatatacagaataacgatagcactgattaaagttactttactaagattagcttgcattcgtctgggaacctgatagctgatgttagcaatgaaatggtaaaaaataacgaaaacttaaaactattattcattttacatagattaatttgatcatagataatttggcaaattaaataactgcaaattataatagttttcaaaagtaacctcatcacttgaagcaacacttaccgaagaggtcgaactggaagccatgactaaatcggccaccgtaggagttgaaacgaaatcgaaattgagaggaacagaaacgtctcggttacgtatgtaaccctagttccctgagggaacgagacgctgcgtcgaaacgctgtgagaacgcctctgcgttaatgcgtcgtgaagcgcctgtagaaccattccatcggaaaaaagatcgatcgtcgccgacgtgatgacgtcgccgacgtgatgacgtcatcaaccggagactataaaaggtccgcgaacacaaacaggaactagcttctgataaagcctgaagtaagtgatcacggacacgccgggagtatggcagagcgacgcagcgtctcgttccctcagggaactagggttacatacgtaaccgagacgttccctttcggggaactcgagctgcgtcgaaacgctgtgagaacgcttatacccacatcgccataggaccaagtgtctcgtatgtgtgaagccgaagcgcacacggttacgagagtacctgtgccccaactgtagatgccaggtctagttcatagaacctgacgaaagttaaaggagacgaccatccggccgcgtttacaaatatcgtggagggacgcccccgacaaaagtgcttaagaagcagccatacccctggttgaatgcgtccggacagccagtggagactgctgcccggccgcctcataagcaagtgagatggcctcgaccactcacttgctcatcctctgcttagatactggggccccttcttagggggcccgaaacagacaaacagctgatcagttttcctccacagctttttggcagctctgtggacatagtatctagtgctctaacagggcacagcagattaatcttcctggtctgacgtcgtgaaaggaggaggacagaatgcttaaagagtaatggggccccgtgggctcgaggaaccttggggacataacccggcctgggatgagaAAACCCCGGcacaaactctagacatgagtgcataacaggcctcaaccttaaagtgccacggaggaaacgtgtaatcagagggtgtcttcccaagacactccacccaaagggacgtggacggcacccaaggccgccacgtacgcctctattgtggagggggtcaaccctgccgagaaccttgcctgccgaaactccagcactgtaccaaccgggcagttaactgggtcccactggcgttctctgcaccatgctgagaaaagtttccctttcagagcgtacagtttcctcgtggacggagctctggagtgaaggatggtctctacgacctcggccgagagaccttcctctatgagcctagccccctcagaggccaggcccacagtt
Proteins encoded:
- the opn7c gene encoding opsin 7, group member c, with the translated sequence MWVVKHTLSWKMGNVSKTVLFVSTISRQHDVLMGSLYSVFCVLSLLGNGMLLFVAYRKRSSLKPAEFFVVNLSVSDLGMTLSLFPLAIPSALAHRWLFGEVTCLCYAVCGVLFGLCSLTNLTALSSVCCLKVCCPNYGNKFSSNHACMMVIGVWCYASVFAIGPLAHWGSFGPEPYGTACCINWYTPSHDALAMSYIISLFVFCYVVPCTIIILSYTFILLTVRGSRLAVQQHVSPQTKVTNAHTLIVKLSVAVCIGFLMAWSPYAVVAMWAAFSANEQVPPTAFALAAILAKSSTIYNPMVYLLFKPNFRKILSQDTQTIRTRICLSHSKASPIKAQQLQSSQQCNKDATVSTPFSSGLVESYGACHVYAEAEPRFQQTSPQRTVRILDGIIQSEIPVRHLTNRMQNNLL